GTACTCATAATAGTAGTTGGTTTTGTTGAAAAATTCAATGTCTATACAACTAATGTTTGGGTAAGAAAGTTCATTTTTGAAATTCTGATATTGGGTTTTAAGGATTCTTGAATTCGGCGATAAAAATGATAGGATTATGTTCTATTCCAGGATTTATGAGCATGTCTTCTTCATTTATTTTGTCATAATTAATCCTATAGAATTGATCCAAAATAACTGGGTCAATAGTAAACCAGGCTTGATTTTCATCATTTCCCATGAATTTAATCTGAGAGGGTAAGGTCAAAAAGTCATTTTTTAATTTCTCATAAAGCATCATGTTATGAGTTGTTAAATTGATCAATAAAAATTTATGAGTATGGTCGTGAATGATAGAAAATAAATATTTGTTATCGGGAAGACCAATTCCATGATTAATGTTTTTGTACCCTTTAAACTCATTGAATTTTTTTAGGCGGTCTAGTGGATGGCTAATAGAAGTGTATTCACTTAGCGGATAAAACTGGTCCTCAAAATCCAAAAAGTAACTTGCTTTGATGGCTAAGTTGGAAAGTATGATCAGACTGTCAACAAAAGGATGATAATGGATTAATTCATTTCCTCTAACCAGAAATTCTTCATTTCCGACATAAGGTTTATCAAGTTCTGAATTGATGGGATAAAATCCCTGAATCAGGTTTCCCTGTAGATCATATTGGTTGAATGAATTGATATTGTCTTCGCTGAAATTTTGATGATAAGTTAAAATACCCTCATTGGTCACTTTGAGACTACCGGCAGAATAAGCAAGGTCAATATCCTCTAGTTGGTTCAACTCTAAATCAAAGGTATATATATGCTTCCTGGCTCCATTTAAAACATAAATTTTTTGCTCATAAATGCAAAAGTCCGAGATCTCACTCATTCCTAAAGGTCCCTCACCAATATCATCCCTGTAGGCCAGTTGTTTCCCATTTAAATCAAATACCCTTAATGATTTCATGATATTAAAATCTGAAAGAATGATCTTGTCCTGAGCAATTATGACTTTATCAACTTGTCCCACTGTAACTGAAGAATCTAATGGGATTGCCTTCATTTTTGAAAAGTATGTAGCCAAGTTTAACGGCTTATTTACTTTCGCCAATCTTATTTCTTTTCTTGATTCTTTAGAGAGGCATGATGAAAAAAGGAGAAGAATATTTAGAATAAAAATAATGGTCTTCATCAATTTAGATTTTTAAACGAATAAATAAGGTAATGAAAAGTTCAATTTTTCTTGAAAAGAAATACATGTATTTATTCAAATAAATGACTGTATAACAAACGTTAACACTTTTTAATACGATTATTTTCGTAGAAATTTTGAAATTACGATTGTCTTCGTATAACTTTGGTACGAAAGATATCGTATAACCAGACCATGAGTAAACCTACAGAAGCTGAACTAGAGATTTTATCCCTTCTATGGGAAAAGAAAGAAGCCAGTGTGAGACAGATCCACGAGGAGATTTCAAAGACCAAGGAGACAGGATATACTACTACATTGAAAATCATGCAGATCATGCATGCTAAAGGGATGCTGACCAGAGATGAGCAAAGTAGAACGCATATTTATAAACCTGCTACTAATCAAGGAGAGACCCAAAAATCCCTCTTGAAAAATTTGATGGCCACTGCTTTTGGTGGTTCCGCAAAGAAACTGGTCATGCAGGCACTTGGACAAGAAAACCCTTCCAAGGAGGAGTTGAATGAAATAAGAGAATTTTTAGACCAACTAGAACAAAAATCCTGATGACAATTTTAAACGATTTGATACCGGATAACTTGCTATATGCCTTGGGATGGACATTGGTTCATTCGATCTGGCAGCTTGTATTGATTGGAGGGGCACTTTGGTTGCTTCTCAAATTGTTTGCTCGACGTAGTCCCACTTTTAAGTACGTTGTGGCAATGTGCAGCCTAGGATTCACTTTGCTCCTGGCTTTTGGGACATTTTTCTACCAGCTAACTATCCAGGCACCAGATTCCCTTTTTGATAAAGTGACCTTGGATGCCATGGTATTAAGCCAAATGAATGAGGCTTCTACGCTTAGCACAGAAAGTTTGGTCCCCAGAATAATTCATTGGATCGAGATTCAACTTCCTTTATTAGTGAATTTTTGGTTTTTGGGTGCTTTACTATTCTTGTTCAGATTGGTGAATAGCCTTTCTGAAATTAGAGTGCTTAGAAAATCTTCTACTCTAAATGAGGATTTGAACTTAAATGATATCGTAAAAAGACTTTCTTCCAAGATTGGAGTCAGTAAAAAAGTACAGCTTCGAATCACAGATTTAGGCCAATCTCCGATCACTTTCGGGTTTTTTAAGCCAGTCATCTTAATCCCTGCAGGATTATTATTTCAACTATCACCTTCCCAATTGGAAGCTATCATCGCCCATGAATTGGCGCATGTAAAGCGAAATGATTATTTGGCAAATCTGATTCAGTCTTCCTTGGAAGTAGTATTCTTCTATCATCCATGTTTTTGGTGGATGAGCCAAACAGTGAAGGAGTTACGTGAAAATGCTTCTGATGATTTGGCTGTTTCTGCAGGTGTTTCAGCTAAAGAATTGGCTTTTGGCCTAGCCGAAGTTTTGAATTTCGCAAAGCAAAATCCCCCTGAATTAGCACTTGCCGCAGGGAAAAAACGAAACCCTACCCTTCAAAGAATAAAAAGAATCATGGGCTATCCAGCTCAGACCTATCCGCAAAACCCTATAATTTCTATCCCTATGTTAATCACATTAATACTTAGTGCCGGTTTAATTGCCAGTGCACAGCAGGATGTACCTGCCAAAACAGATAAAGTGGAGCCCATCGCTCAAGTTGTAGTTAAAAATAACCTTGAAAAGTTGGTGCCTAGAGTTGTAGAAGCAACCAAAGATACCCTTGATAAAAAAGTCGAAAAAGTAATCATCACCGATGGGGTTCCAGTTTGGGTAAATGAAGAAAATGAAGTGATTGACCCAAAGGATAAAAAAGTATATCGTATCCAGGTCCAAGGAGATACCATTATCCATAAGGGGAAACCAATGGTTTGGAAGTCCGATAAAAAAGGAACTTTTGTGTATAAGTATAATGGCGAAGAGGTAATTATTGAAAATATGCCTGAGTTAGAATTGGCTCCAATGCCTGAATTTCCAAAAGAGGCCATGGCTCCGATGATGGATTTTGAAATTGCTGTTGCTCCTCAAATGGATTTCGAAATGGCACCAGTACCCGACTTTGATTTCGAGATGGCACCAGTTCCTGATTTTGAAATGGCCCCAATGCCACCAATGGAATTTGGAGAGGGATTTGCTCCAATGGTTTTTGAGTTTAAAAATGGACAGGATTGGGCTTTTTCTACCAAAGATACCATAGGAATGACCAAAGCTGAAAAAGAGAAATGGCAAAAAGATATGGAACTTCGTGCTGAAGAAATGGCAAAAAGAGCGGAAGAATGGGCTGCTAAATGGGAGGAAAATGGCGCTGAATACGAGCTCAAAATGAAAGAATGGGAAAAGAGTATGGCTCCAAAAATGAAGGAGTTTGAAAAGAGAATGGAAGAGTGGCAGAAAGCATATGAGCCTAAATTGAAAGAATTTGAAAAGAGAATGGAGGAATGGCAAAAAGCTAATGAGCCCAAAATGCAGGAGTTTGAAGCGAAAATGAAAGCTTGGCAGGAAGAGAATGAGCCTTTGTTGAAGGATTATGAGGAAAAGATGAAGGCATGGGAAAAAGAAATGCAGCCAAAAATGGAAGAATATCAACGTAAAATGGAAGCATGGCAAAAAGAAAATACCGCTAAAATCGAAGAATTCCAGAAAAAACTACAAGAAGAGCTTAAAAAGAAAGACGATAACCAATAAATATACGTTAGAAGAAAATGACCTGAAAAGGTAATTGTGTGTTGATGCTTCAAAAAAGACCTGTTTCCTGAACTGGTCTTTTTTATTCAGATAATAACTTGTCTATCAAAATTTTATGGCTCTCAATCCATTGGGCGTAATAATCCCCTGTGCCGGGCCCGCTAAACCCAGTATGGATCTTTCTAACCTTGTGTTTTTTGTCAAGATATATCAGAGTAGGAAATGCAATAACTTCTTTCAAAGCAGGTAGAGATTTCGCCGCTTCATCTTTTTTTGAAACGCCTGCAATCAGCTGAGGGTAGGGAACCTCAAATCTTTCTGCATGTTTTTTTACCCTTCCCGCAGCATAGTCAAAGTCAGGTTTGCTTTCAAAAGCCAAGGCAACTACTTCAATTCCTTTTGATTTGTTTTCCAAGTACCAAGGAGCCAGAAAATTGGTTTCATCCATGCAATTGGCGCACCAGGTTCCAAACAGCTGGACCAATACAATTTTGTCTTTAAAAGTGGAATCGCTAAGTGAAACAATCTCTCCATCGGCATTTGGAAAACTGAAGTCGAGGGTTTCATACCCTTCTTTCAATTGGGTTAAATGGTCGTTTTCAGGTAGTTCAAAAGACTCATTTCTTGTTGCTTCAAAGGTTTGGAAATAAATGGGGCCAGACCTGAACCTTCCTGTAACTTCACCATGATTATCTGCCTGGCCTGTAAAGAAAAAGGCATGTCCTCCATCGAAAGCGCTTAGGTAAAATGTATCGCCACTTACATTGCCTTCCAGAAAACGATAATCTCCCACATTGGTCAGAAAAGTCCCAGTGATTTTATTTCCGTTTTGTTGGAAAATGCCTAGTGCCTGATAGGTGCTGCTATCTGATCTTATAAATTCAAATTCCCATTTTCCGGAAAAGTCTGTTTTGGGAGGTTCCGATACAGGAAATCTTGTATCGATGTTACGTTCAGCTACAAATCCAGAATGGTAATTCTCTTGGTAATTTCTTTGATATTTTCCTTGGATGCTGCCGTCCTCCATCATTTTTGCATGTACCTCAGAATCAAATGCATTCATGATGATATGAATGCTATCCTCTTTAATTTCTACATCAGGAACAGCTAGGTTTTCACTGTCATTTTTTAGATATGCAGTCCAATTATCTCCGGATTTTTCTAAGCTGAACCAAAATGGCAAGTGGTCTTCGCCTAAGTCCAGATAACCATGCCAATTTCCTTCAAAATTCATGTTTTTTTCGGGGCTTTTCTGACAGCTAAATAGTAGACAAAAAAGGAGGAAATGTAGGATTGTTTTTTTCATAGGTAAGAAGTGCAACCACAAATCTATCAGGATAATTCAATTTAGTCTACATGGATAGTAGGGTAATTAAAAAATCGGTGATGGGATTTTCTTCCACTTTTCCGAAATGAGGTTAATTTTTATGGGAAATTGCCCCACTTTTAAAATTCCTATCACAGGATGTTCCAAAGAAATTGGACTATTTTGTAATAAAAGCCCTAAATACAGTCTAAAAAGGTGGTTTTTTGAACTTTATAAAGGGCTGTTAATCATTTGAATACCCTCAAAAAAATAAGTGAAATATTTTGTTAAATATTGGCTTGGATCAAACTTTTGGCTACTTTTAAGATAAAGTGGGAAAAAGTGGGGCAAAGTGGTAGAATGTGTATATCATTTTATTACTTTTGTCTTTACTACATACTCAAGAAAATAAGAGCGAAATGTTCAATAGTCAATATGATTGCAAGCTAGATCCCAAAGGGCGTCTGGTATTGCCTGCCAAAATCAAGGCGGCGATACCTGAGGCGAATGGGTCTGCGCTTATGCTTCGTATGGCAGAGGATAAATGTTTGGCTCTTTATCCCATGAATGAGTATAAAAAACTGGAAAGCCAGGTAAGATCCCTTTCGATCAACAATGCCGAACAAAGAAAGCTACAGCGTTCATTTTTCATTACCAGTGTAGAAGTGGAGTTAGATAGCTCAGGGCGTCTGTTGATTCCGAAGATATACCAGAGCTATGGTGAGTTGGAGAAAGAAGTGGTAGTCGTCGGAATGGGGAGTAGAATCGAGATTTGGAATCCGGACAAATACTTGCAGAACATCATTTCTGATCCTGCAGACTTGTCTCAATTAATGGAAAAATACCTCTCCTAATAATTATGACAGAGTCTGTTTACCATATCCCAGTGATGCTAGCCCAATGCACTGAAGGCTTGGCTATTAATCCCAATGGAATTTATGTCGACGTTACGTTTGGTGGAGGGGGGCATTCGCGTGAAATCCTTAAACACTTGGATCAAGGCCATTTATATGGCTTCGATCAAGATATAGATGCGAAAGCAAATATTCCGGAAAATGAGCATTTCACCTTCGTGGAAGCAAATTTCCGCGACCTGAAGCGTTATTTGAGGCTGCATGGCGTTAAGAAGGTGGATGGGATTCTCGCTGATTTGGGGATCAGCTCTCATCAAATTGATGAACCAAGTCGGGGATTTTCTACCCGATTCAGTGGGAGTTTGGATATGAGGATGAATCAATCTGCTGAATTATCTGCCAAGGAGGTATTGAATACTTATGAGGAATCGAAGCTTCATAAGATTTTTGGCATTTATGGAGAGGTGAAAAATGCCAAGACCTTGGCACAAGCGATTGTTTCTGAGCGAGCTGCTCAGCCATTTGAAACGACAGAAGGCTTTACGGCTTTCTTGAAAAAATATGCTCCTCGGGGCAAGGATTATAAATACTATGCTCAGGTTTTTCAAGCCTTGAGGATAGAGGTAAATGATGAAATGGGTGCATTGGAAGAGATGTTGCTTGATGCGGTAGATCTTTTGAACCCAGAAGGAAGGCTGGTAGTGATGAGTTATCATAGCCTAGAGGACCGCTTGGTCAAGAACCTGATCCAGAAAGGGAAATTTCAGGGTGAAGTGGAAAAAGATTTTTATGGCAATCTGCTCAGACCATTGGATCCAGTAAGTAGGGGTGCAGTCGTGGCAGATGAGGAAGAGATTGCTAGAAATCCCAGAGCTAGAAGTGCAAAACTGAGAGTTGCTAAAAAGAGAGGGAAATGAGTCAGAATACGTTTAAAAAGAAACTCAAAAAAGGAAATACTCCGAAAAGAGGTAATGGTCCAAGAAAAACCATTTTCACCTGGATAGAGGAGAAGTTGAATGTGACCGGCTTGCTCGGAGAAGGTGTCCCTGTTCAATTGGTGCCTCCTGTTGGGTTTGTGGTATTATTGGCTTTGATCTATATCTGGAGTAATCACCGTGCTGAAAACATGGTGAGAAAAATAGAGAAAGTGCAGCAAGAAGTAGAAGACCTTCGTGCCGATGTGACTACCCTGGAGGCAGAGTACATGTTGAGTAGCATGCAGTCGGAGGTAGCCAAGCGTGTGTTAGAAAAAGGAATAGAAGAATTAAATCAACCACCGATCAAAATCGAGGTAGATAAGTGAATATAAAACGATCCATATTACTCAGAGTGAGGGTGGTTTTCATCCTTGTTGCGCTGGTTGCAGCAGCAATACCTTACCGTATTGCCAAATTGCAATTGGAAGAGGGAGATAAATGGAGAGAAAAAGCAGAAACCATCAATTTCAAGTACAGGGAAGTTCCTGCTACCCGTGGGAATATTTATGCTGGAGATGGCAGCTTGATGGCGACTAGTCTACCTTTTTATAGAGTAGCGATTGATCCTACCATTGTAAAAGAGGATCGCTATAAGGCAAAAATTGACTCCTTGTCCCAAAAATTGTCCGCCTACTATAAAGACAAATCTGCCACTGCCTACAAGAGAATGATCACTGATGCCAGAAAGGACAATAAAAGATACTTGGTATTGAATAGACGTCAAATTGGCTATCAGGATATGCAAATGATGTCCACTTGGCCAATCTTCCGAGGCGGTCGTCTTGGTGGAGGTGTATTATTTGAAAAAGTTGAAAAAAGGTACCGACCATTTAATTCTCTTGCTAGTAGAACAGTGGGTTTTCTGAATGAAGATGAATATGGTGCTGGAATTGAATACTCCTTTAATGAGTACTTGAAGGGCAAAGATGGAAAGGCTTTATTCCAAAGGCTAGCAGGTGGAAGTTGGAAGCCTGTATTTGATGCAGAAGATGTC
This genomic stretch from Algoriphagus halophilus harbors:
- a CDS encoding 6-bladed beta-propeller yields the protein MKTIIFILNILLLFSSCLSKESRKEIRLAKVNKPLNLATYFSKMKAIPLDSSVTVGQVDKVIIAQDKIILSDFNIMKSLRVFDLNGKQLAYRDDIGEGPLGMSEISDFCIYEQKIYVLNGARKHIYTFDLELNQLEDIDLAYSAGSLKVTNEGILTYHQNFSEDNINSFNQYDLQGNLIQGFYPINSELDKPYVGNEEFLVRGNELIHYHPFVDSLIILSNLAIKASYFLDFEDQFYPLSEYTSISHPLDRLKKFNEFKGYKNINHGIGLPDNKYLFSIIHDHTHKFLLINLTTHNMMLYEKLKNDFLTLPSQIKFMGNDENQAWFTIDPVILDQFYRINYDKINEEDMLINPGIEHNPIIFIAEFKNP
- a CDS encoding BlaI/MecI/CopY family transcriptional regulator, which produces MSKPTEAELEILSLLWEKKEASVRQIHEEISKTKETGYTTTLKIMQIMHAKGMLTRDEQSRTHIYKPATNQGETQKSLLKNLMATAFGGSAKKLVMQALGQENPSKEELNEIREFLDQLEQKS
- a CDS encoding M56 family metallopeptidase: MTILNDLIPDNLLYALGWTLVHSIWQLVLIGGALWLLLKLFARRSPTFKYVVAMCSLGFTLLLAFGTFFYQLTIQAPDSLFDKVTLDAMVLSQMNEASTLSTESLVPRIIHWIEIQLPLLVNFWFLGALLFLFRLVNSLSEIRVLRKSSTLNEDLNLNDIVKRLSSKIGVSKKVQLRITDLGQSPITFGFFKPVILIPAGLLFQLSPSQLEAIIAHELAHVKRNDYLANLIQSSLEVVFFYHPCFWWMSQTVKELRENASDDLAVSAGVSAKELAFGLAEVLNFAKQNPPELALAAGKKRNPTLQRIKRIMGYPAQTYPQNPIISIPMLITLILSAGLIASAQQDVPAKTDKVEPIAQVVVKNNLEKLVPRVVEATKDTLDKKVEKVIITDGVPVWVNEENEVIDPKDKKVYRIQVQGDTIIHKGKPMVWKSDKKGTFVYKYNGEEVIIENMPELELAPMPEFPKEAMAPMMDFEIAVAPQMDFEMAPVPDFDFEMAPVPDFEMAPMPPMEFGEGFAPMVFEFKNGQDWAFSTKDTIGMTKAEKEKWQKDMELRAEEMAKRAEEWAAKWEENGAEYELKMKEWEKSMAPKMKEFEKRMEEWQKAYEPKLKEFEKRMEEWQKANEPKMQEFEAKMKAWQEENEPLLKDYEEKMKAWEKEMQPKMEEYQRKMEAWQKENTAKIEEFQKKLQEELKKKDDNQ
- a CDS encoding TlpA disulfide reductase family protein; the encoded protein is MNFEGNWHGYLDLGEDHLPFWFSLEKSGDNWTAYLKNDSENLAVPDVEIKEDSIHIIMNAFDSEVHAKMMEDGSIQGKYQRNYQENYHSGFVAERNIDTRFPVSEPPKTDFSGKWEFEFIRSDSSTYQALGIFQQNGNKITGTFLTNVGDYRFLEGNVSGDTFYLSAFDGGHAFFFTGQADNHGEVTGRFRSGPIYFQTFEATRNESFELPENDHLTQLKEGYETLDFSFPNADGEIVSLSDSTFKDKIVLVQLFGTWCANCMDETNFLAPWYLENKSKGIEVVALAFESKPDFDYAAGRVKKHAERFEVPYPQLIAGVSKKDEAAKSLPALKEVIAFPTLIYLDKKHKVRKIHTGFSGPGTGDYYAQWIESHKILIDKLLSE
- the mraZ gene encoding division/cell wall cluster transcriptional repressor MraZ; translated protein: MFNSQYDCKLDPKGRLVLPAKIKAAIPEANGSALMLRMAEDKCLALYPMNEYKKLESQVRSLSINNAEQRKLQRSFFITSVEVELDSSGRLLIPKIYQSYGELEKEVVVVGMGSRIEIWNPDKYLQNIISDPADLSQLMEKYLS
- the rsmH gene encoding 16S rRNA (cytosine(1402)-N(4))-methyltransferase RsmH; the protein is MTESVYHIPVMLAQCTEGLAINPNGIYVDVTFGGGGHSREILKHLDQGHLYGFDQDIDAKANIPENEHFTFVEANFRDLKRYLRLHGVKKVDGILADLGISSHQIDEPSRGFSTRFSGSLDMRMNQSAELSAKEVLNTYEESKLHKIFGIYGEVKNAKTLAQAIVSERAAQPFETTEGFTAFLKKYAPRGKDYKYYAQVFQALRIEVNDEMGALEEMLLDAVDLLNPEGRLVVMSYHSLEDRLVKNLIQKGKFQGEVEKDFYGNLLRPLDPVSRGAVVADEEEIARNPRARSAKLRVAKKRGK
- a CDS encoding FtsL-like putative cell division protein; protein product: MSQNTFKKKLKKGNTPKRGNGPRKTIFTWIEEKLNVTGLLGEGVPVQLVPPVGFVVLLALIYIWSNHRAENMVRKIEKVQQEVEDLRADVTTLEAEYMLSSMQSEVAKRVLEKGIEELNQPPIKIEVDK